The stretch of DNA GCTCGCCGTCGTCGTCCACGCGACTGCAGGACTGTGCGATCCCGGTTACCGTGGCCAGATCACCCTCGAACTCTCGAACCTCGGAACCGCGCCAGTCGCACTCACGCCCGGTATGCGAATCTCACAGCTCACGTTCACAGAGCTCAAAACACCCGCAGAACGACCCTACGGCAGCGAACGCGGCTCGAAGTATCAGGATCAGGACGGTCCACAGGCCTCGCGCATCCAGGGTGACCACGAGTTCGGTGGCGACCAACTCGAGCGCGAGGACTAAGTTACTCTTCTATCGGTTCCGTCCCTTCGGCAAACCCGGATCGAGAGACGCCGTACGCACAGAGCAATCCGAGTACGAATCCGGAGCCGATCGACTGGATCGGGCCGAGGTGGACGACGACGACGCCACCGACGAGTCCGACGAAAAAGCCCGCGCCGAAGCCGGTCGTGATCCCTGCAACGCGTCGTCGTCCCGGCGGAACGTCGGGGGTGAGGGTGACGCTGACGGCCGCCGTCGCGACCAGTCCAGCGATAGTCCCGGTGAGCAGTCCGAGGAGGAGTTCGAACTCCACGAGCGGGCCGGTGATCGCGGCCGTCGTCATTCCGAATCCGAAAAAGGCGAGGAGTCCCGAGACGAGCGCGAGCACGACTGTTCTGGCGGACATCGCTTACACCACACTGCTATCGACTCCCGTAAGTGTTGATCGGTCTCACTCCGGGGACGGTACCGACAAGTTATCCCCGAGGCGGTCGTACGGAACGGCAAATGCAATTCGTCGAGGAAATCGTCGTCGACGAGTTCCTGCCGACCGTCCGGTCGTTGCTTGCCGGCCGGCTCCGCGAGCAGGGACTCACCCAGAGCGAAGTAGCGGACGTGCTCGGCATCAGCCAGAGCGCGGTCTCGAAGTACGCCCACGGCGACGTCGCGACGAACGACCGGATCGCCGACGACGAACGTGTCGAGGCACTCGTCGACGAACTCGGCGAGGGACTCGCTGCCGGCGACATTACGCCAGTCCAGGCACTGATCGAAATCGAGGTCCTGATCCGCGAACTCGAGGGCGGCGGCGACCTGCTTGCTCAGCTTCACGAAGCGGAGGTGCCCGAACTCGCCGACCACGGCTCGAGTTTCCGGGTGCACGACCCCGAGAGCGACCTGCGGACCAGCGAGCGCGTACTCTCGTCGCTTCGGCGTGGACTTCGCATCCTCGAGAACTCGAGCGGGTTCGCGACGCTGATCCCCGCCGTCGGCTCGAACCTGGTGGCGTGTACGCCCGACGCCGAGGACGTCGACGACGTCGCCGGCGTTCCCGGCCGAATCTTCGACGTGAAAGGGCAGGCGACGGTCCCGACAGGCCCCGAGTTCGGCGTTTCCGAACACGTCGCGACAGTGTTGCTGGCCGCCCGCGCCCACGGATCGGACGCGTCGGCGGCGATCAACATCAGCTACGACCGAGACCTGCTCGCACAGCTGTCCGAGGACGGCCACGTCACCGCCGAATTCGACGAATCGGACGACGTCGCCTCGAGCGTCGCTGCAGCGATCGAAGACGAACCGGAAGCGACGGTGCTGTACCAGACCGGCGGGATGGGGATCGAACCGTTGATCTACGTCCTCGGCCCGGACGCGGAGTCGGTCGCCGATACGGTTCGATCGCTACTGTAGATGTCCGCGAGCACGAGTTCGGCGTCCGCCCAGGAGTTCTACGGCCGCTGGGCGCGTCTCTACGACCTCATCGCGCGTCGTACGCCGGGCATCCCACGCCTCCGGAGACGGGCCGCGGCAACCTGTCGACTCGAGCCCGGCGACACCGTCGTCGAGATGGGCTGTGGAACGGGTGCGAACCTGCCGTACCTGCGCGAGCAGGTCGGTCCCGGCGGTACCGTGATCGGGATCGACTTCACACGCCAGGTACTCGAGCGAGCGCGCGACCTGACGGCCGAGTACGACAACGTTCACGTCGTTCGCGGTGACGCGACGCGGCCGCCGCTCGCAGACGTGAACAGGGACGTCGACGCCCTGCTGGCGACCTTCGTCGTCGGGATGCTCGAGGACCCCGCGGGCGCGGTCGACGACTGGTGTGACCTCGTCGGTCCCGACGGTCACGTCGTCCTCGCGAACGCGGCCCGCAGCGACGAGTGGTACGCGCCGCCGGTCAACGCCGTCTTCCGGGCGATCGTCGTCCTCTCGACGCCACCGACGACGAAACTGCGCTACGAGGACCAGCCACATCTGCGACTCGACAGGAAGATCGACGGCGCTCACGCTCGCCTCCGGGAACGCTCGAGTGCGGTCGCCGACGAGACGCACGTCTTCGGCGTCGTGCGGTTAACTGGCGGTCGACTGGGTTGATACGGTTTGCTGTAACTGGTTCCCACCGATCGTCAGACCGGGATCGGCGATGGTGGGAAGTGACTACAGCAGACCGTATGAGAAGAAAAGCGAGTCGAGTCCGGACGTCAGGCCGTCGCCTCGAGGTTCTCGTACTCCGCGATCCGTTCGCGAACCTCGTCCGAGAGCGGCTCCGGCTGTCCCTCCGAATTCGTCTGGACCATGACGGTTTCGGCGGTCGCGGCGATTTCGCCGTCGGCAGTGCGAATTTCGTACTCGATCGTGCAACTGGTCGTTCCCAGGTCGGTCACCCAGAGCGTGACAGTGGGTTCGTCACCCCGCGTGAGTGGTCGTTTGTAGGAAATCTCGAGGTTCACGATGACGAAACCGGCGTCCTGCTGGCGAATCTCCATGACCTCGTCGATGTAATCGATTCGTGCGGCTTCGATGTAGCTCGCGTAGACAGCGTGGTTGACGTGATCCATCGGGTCGAGGTCGCGAAACCGGACGGGGATCTCGGTGGTGAACTTCTCATTCATTGTTCATTGTCGAAACGGAGCGGGCTAAAGAGCCCACCGGTTCGGGCAACGTTCGAGCCGGTCACTGCTGGCTGTACAGTCGGGCGTGTTCGTCGCAGAACACAGGGTCGCGTAGCTGGGCCTCGATCAGGTCCTCGTGATAGTGAGCGTTGTAGAGCCGACACGCTTCGCGGTCACAGAAGGCCTCGCCCGTCTCGAGGTAGTGGTAGGCCTGCAGGACGTAGCCTTTCAGGGCGTCGGTCGTCCGCGGATCGTCCTCGACCAGGAAGTCGCCCTCGACCTGATTCTCGAGGACCTCTCGCGGCGGTGCGTCGCCCGAGAGCAGGGCGTGGCGCTGCTTTTCCTTGTAGTACTCCTCAGGTTTGGCCGGTGCCTCGTAGAGGCCGGGCACCGATACCAGCGCGGGCTGACCCAGTACGTTCACGCGCTTGTGCCAGCGGCCATCGTGGTCGCCCCAGGTACCGATCGCTCGATCCAGCAGTGGGACGTGAAGTTTCTCGAGACCGCGTTCCTCGTCCGGCAAGGCGCTGTTCAACGCTCGCTGGACCTGAAGCCCGTCGTAGAGGACGCCACCCTCGCGGTCGGGGTTCTCGAGCGCGCGTTCCTCGTATCGGATCGTTCCGAGCATCGTGTTCCCCGTTTCGCGGTCGTACGGCGAGGTGACGCGGGCCTCGGCGAACCGTTCGGGGAGGTCGTCCGTTCGGTGTACCTCGAGAAACCGGTCTTGGACGGACACCGTGGCGTCGACGCGGCCCTCGAGCCAGTCGGCGAGTTCGTCGGTGTCGACGGGGGTCGTCGGCGCCCGGTAGAGCGTAACTCGATCGACCATGTATTCCGTAGTCGTACCACGCGGTAATGGGTTGCGGTCCTCGGGGAGGTGAACGTACAGTGGCGTTCCGCAGCGATAGCGACCGATTCCTGTCGAGGTGCCCTACGCGGAGCGATCGGTGGGTTCCGGCGTCTCCGTCAGTTCGGCCCGGTACCGGTCGGCGAGTTCGCGAACGACGAGCCTGTCCCGTGGATCGACGCCGAGAACGTGGAGCGTCAGGACGTAAGCGATCAACCCTGCAGGGATACCAGCCAGAGCGACGAACCCGCTGGAGACGCCGGCGCGTATCGTCCACATGACGGACAGCGCGACGCCGCCAGCCGCGATCGGCGTGAGGAACGTCCGATCGAACGGCCACAGTCCCTCGAACTGTCGCAGGAGAACGACTTGGATGCCGTTCTGGACCGCAATCGCGATCGAGGTGCCGAGAGCGGCACCGACGAGGCCGAACTCCACGACGAACAGGTACGTCAACGCGACGTTGAGTATCGCCAGGAGCCAGTCGAGGAGCATCCGAGCGTACTGGTGGTCCGTCATCATCAGCAGCCACCCGGTCGCGCCGACGGCACTGCCGACGAAGACGCCGCCGAGATACACGACCAGTGGAACGTACCCCTGCGTGTACGTCTGTCCGAACAGCGCGAGAAACTCCCGCCCGTACACGACGAGTACGACGAGAACGGGGACGACCGTGGTGACGATCAGCCGCGTGACTGACGTATAGATCTCGTTGAGGACGTCGATCCGGCCGTCAGCGTACAGATCCGACGCAACTGGCGGTAACAACTGGTTGAACGACCGTAGCGGAATCCACGCGATCGCGATCAACACGAGCAAAGCGTTGTAGACGCCGGCCGCGACCGTCGTCAGCAGCGCCCCCACCAGCAGCACGTCGATCCGGTTCTGGAACACTTTTCCGAGGCTACTCATCGCGACGGGGCCGGCGTGGTTGTAGAAGCGCCGGCTCTCGCTTCGAATCTCGCGCAGGGACGGGACGATTCCCGTTACATGCGCCGCAATCGGTGCAGCGAGCACCGCCAAGACAGCCGTTCCGACGACGATCGCGCCGGTGACGCCGACGACCGAGTACCCGAGCGCGAGTGCCACGCTCGCACAGACGAGCCGAACGCCCGGACGAAACAGCTTGTTGAACGCGACTTCGCCGCGGGCGGAGCCGACCGACCGGAAGATGCCGGAGACGACCGTGATGATACCGAGCAACAGCACGAGGAACCCGAAGCCGCGCATCGTCGGCACGAACGACGGGTGGTCGACGGTGAGTTCGTTGATCCGCGGGGCCAGGAGCCAGACGGCGACCCCCAGCAGGACGCCGAATCCTATCGTGGTCGCGTACGCCAGTCCCACGACCGTCGACTGGCGCCGGGGCCGTTCCGCATAGGCGGGAACGTATCGTTGCAGCGCCGGCACGCTCCCGAAGGTCACGAGTCGGACGAGTATCTGTGCGATCCGCCACGCCATCGCGTACACGCCGTACGCCGTCGGCCCGAGACCGCGTGCGAGAACGACCTCGACGGCCGTCATCAGCGCTCGCTGTCCCGAAATTCCGCCGGAGGTGACGACTGCGCCGTGAGCGATAGTCAGGAGGGCGTCCCGTTCCTCGTCCGGAATCGACTCCTCGTCCGCTCGAGTCACTATTCGTACCCGTACCACTCGATCTGAAGTTGAAAAGTCAATCGTTCCGACGGGTATCTACTTCTCGAGAAACGCCGGCCCCTCCACGGACTCCGTCTCGGCCTCCCGCCACGAGTGAGCGGGTTCCCAGTTCAGGTCCCGGCGCGCTTTCGCCGTCGAGAACGCCGACTGGTCGCCCTCGAGAGCACACTCTTCGGGCAGGTCGCCGAAGACGGCTTCGATCGTCTCCGCGGTCGGCCGACCGAGGTAGTTCTCCGCCGCCATCGCGTGGTAGGCCTCGTGGCCGTCGACGTCGGCCTCGAGCGCGGCGTCGACGATCGAGACGACGTCGCGGACGTCGACGTACGACCAGAAGTGACCGGCCGGTTCCGCCGTCGCCGGATCGAACGCCTCCGATTCGTCGGTCGCCACGTACTCACCGGGATACTGGACCCAGGACGGCCGTATCGAGACGACCGAGACGTCGTGTTTCCGAACCGTCTTCGCCGCGAGTTCCTCGCCGACGAGTTTCGACGTGCCGTACCCGTCCTCCGGTCGCATCGGATGATCCTCGTCGATCGGCAGGTAGTCGGGGAGAAACGGCTCCGCGGCGAACGGCATCCCGTAGAGGCTCTCGCTCGAGGTCCAGACCACGTCCGCGCCGGTCCGACCCGCGGCCTCGAAGACGTGGTAGGTCGTCTCGACGTTCGTCAGGAACGTCTCGGTACCGGTCCGTTCGCCCATCCGCGGAATCCCCGCAGCGTGAACCATCGCGTCCGGGTCGTGCTCGAGGACCGTCTCCCACGCCTGACCCTGGTCGGTGAGATCGGCCGCGAGAAAGGTGGCGTTCTCGCGTTCGCTGGATGGTCGCTCGAGATCGAGTCCGAGGACGTCGTGTCCCTCGTCCGCGAAGTGATCGACGATCCAGCTTCCGACACCGCCGGTCGCGCCGGTGACGACGAGTTTCATACCCAACGGCTGTCGCGGGCCGGCGAAAACAGTGTGGGTTTCGGTGAGGGGACGAGGGTTACTCGGCGCCGGTAGTTTCCCCCGAGTTGCCTACGTCGCCGGAACTGCTCGAGTCGTTCGACCCTCTCGGTTCGTCCAGCTCTTCTGTCAACTCCTCGAGGTCGAGGTCGGCGGTCGCACCGAGGAACCACCAGCTACAGAGTGTGGCGACGAGAAATCCGCTTGCGAACAGAAACTCACCGCCACCGAGCACGAACGGTGAAACCATCGCGGCGAGACCGACGAGAGTTCCGAGAGTGGCCAGAAGCAACGAGACGAGTCGCCGGAAGAAGTGGTTTAGCTCCCGTCGAACGGCGATTCGGACGGCAGTCACGTCGCGGTCGTCTTCCATACGTCAACCACCGACGGGAGGTCTATCAATTCGGTGATCGACGAATCCATCAGTCTCGTTCGCGTGCGGGTCCCACCAGCACGGGATGTGAAATCTCGTCGGCAGAAGGTTTATTCTCCCGACGGAGAAACAGGATGGTCATCGACGGTGCCACTCGAGGCTATCACTTCAGAGTCAGTAGTGACGATCGCGGTGCTCGTCGCGATCGGCGTCGGGACCTACTTCCGGATCGTCGTGGAGTTCGAGCAGCTACATGCGCTCAGCAGTTCTGACGATTCGACGTCGACGCCGCCGAAGACCAATTGTCCGTCCTGTGGCTCCCGGACGACCGACGACGGAACCTGTGATTACTGTGGCGAGTCGCTCGCCGAGGATCCGGCCGATCACGACTCGAGCGATCGGACCCAGACCGAAAGCGGCTGGAGCGACGAGACTGGCTGGTCGTAGCGTCGTCGCGAAAGTCGGAGAACTCGTTCGTACGCGGTCAGTCGTCGGCCGGTGCCGCACGCGACGTGATGTCGACGGGTTCGGCGTCGACCTCGAGCTCGTCGAGTGCTTCCTGTGCGGCGCGCTTGCCGGAGACGAGCATGGCACCGAAGGTCGGACCCATGCGCGGCAGGCCGTAGGTCGTCGCGGTGGCCATCCCGGTGGCGATCAGGCCGTCGTGGACGAGCCCGGTGTGTTCGACGACGGCGTCCTCGCTCTTGCCGACCCACATGGAGTCGTGGCCGGGCGAGTCGTGACCGGGCGCACCGTACTGATCGTCGCCGGTCTGGTCCATTCCTGTCGCGGAGGCTTCGGCGTCGCCGATACCGGGTGCGTCGAGGACGCCGCGCTCGTCGAGTTTCTTGACGGCCATCGCGTCGTGACCCGTCGCGTCGATGACGAGGTCGGCCTCGACCGCGATCGGGTCGACGCAGGTGATCTCGCGGGGCAGCGCGTGGACCGGCGTCCAGTTCATCACGATCCCCGAGACCTTGTGGTCCTCGCGGATGACGATGTCCGTGAACTCGGTCATGTTCTGCATCTTCGCGCCCGCGTCACAGGCAGCTTTGATGAGCCCGGAACAGGCCTCCGGACCGTTGGCGACGTACAGCCCTTCGCTGTCCTCGGACTGTTTGTAGGAGACCTCGAGTTCCTCGAGGATGTTCTGGGCCGGATCACGTACCGTCACCTTGTTCATCAGGAATCCGCCGAGCCAGAAGCCGCCGCCGAGGTAGTTGTTCTTCTCGACGACCATCGTCTTCACGCCGCGCTCTGCGAGTTCCTTCGCGGCGGTCAGCCCCGAGGGGCCACCGCCGACGATGATGACGTCTGAGTCCGAGAAGTCCATGAACTCCTCGGTCCACTCCTGGCCGATTGCACGCGTTACGTCCGCCTCGCCCACCTGACTGAACTGGTCGAAGTCGCTCATACAACTAGGTGGTATACTCGAGTGGTGAAAAGTCTGTCGCGACGTTCAGACGTGACTGAACGATCGTGCCAGCGTAACCCACGGACTGGTGAGCAGCGAGTCGAGCTATGAAATCGGACTTCGGTAGTCTGCAGAGAGAAAAGCGATGAAGCGGTTACTCGGTAACGACGACCGTCCCTGCCATCGTTCCGGGTTCGAAGTGCGGTTCGCAGATGTAGACGTACCGGCCCGGGACCTCGAAGGTGTATTCGAACGTCTCCCGTGGACCGATTCGGCCGCCGCGATAGCCGTGCCAGGCGTCTCGAGCGGTTTCCTCGTCGTCGTAGCCGCCGCTTGCGAAGTACTCAGCCTCTTCGGGGATGCCGTCCTCGAGCGCCGTCACCGTGTGGTCGGCGCTGCTCGTGTTCTTCCAGACGACGGTTTCGCCGACGCTGGCCTCGTACTCCTCGGGATCGAACGCGTTGCGAGACATACCGATCTGGTACTCCTCGCCGTCGAACGCACTGAGAACTGACGTACAGCCCGCGATCGTCGCCGAAACGCCGGTTCCGACGGCGGCGAGGTAGACGCGCCGGTTCATACCGGACGGTTAGGCGAGTGGGGGTATAACCAGCCCGGTTCGGGAGTCCGGTTCGACGATCGAACCACGGCCGTGTCCGGTCGTCATGAAACGAAAACACGTAAGGTATCTGCCCGTCGAATCGGCGAGTATGCTCCCGCGGTTCGTCGGTCGACTGGGCGTCGCCGACGCGGTGACGATCGCAAACGCCGCGCTGGGTTTCGTCGCCGTCGTCGTCGCGTTCGTCGACATCGATCTCGCCGCCCGCCTCATCCTCCTCGCAGCAGTCGCGGACGGATTAGACGGCATCCTCGCACGCCGGTACGGTGGTACCGAGGCCGGCCCCTACCTCGACTCGCTCGCCGACGTCGCCTCCTTCGGCGTCGCGCCGGCCGTCCTCGCGTTCGTCGTCGTCACCGACGGGCTCGGCGTCAGTCACGACGCCGTCACCGCCGAACTCCTACTGGTGACCGCCGTCTGCGCCCTGTTCGTCGCGACGGCGGTCGCCCGGCTGGGAATGTACACGACATACGACACCGCCGCGAACTACACCGAAGGGATCCAGACGACGCTGGCCGCGACGATCCTCGGAGCCGCCATCCTCGCAGGCGTCGCCGACGCCTGGCTCGTGCTCGCGATCACCGGTGCGTTCTGTTACCTGATGGTCTCGCGGATCACCTACCCCGACCTGCTCGCTCGCGACGCTGCCATCATGGGCGTCGTCCACGTCCTCGCGGTGCTCGTCCCGACCTTCGCCGACCGATCGTTCCCCTTTGCCCTCCTGTTGCTCGGACTCGCGTACATGACGTTGAGTCCCTGGTTCTACTGGCGCGAGGGCCCCGAACCGGCGACGGCCGACGTGCATGGAAACGCTTAGGGCGATCCTGACACGACCGTAGCGTATGGACTCTGTCACGCGTCGGCGTCGTCTTGCAGCGACGGTGGTACCATGAGCGAAGACGAGTCAACTCCCGACGAGAGCGAAGCCGAACAGTCGGCGGATCTCGACGCGATTCGGGACCGCCTGGACTCGTTCGAGAACGACCTCGAGGATCTCGAATCCGACCTCGAGGCGGCCGAAACCGAAGACGACTTAGACGTCGTCGAGGCCGACCTCGAGTCAACCCGCGAAGACCTCGAGGACGTCGAGATTCCGGATCCGCCGGAGACGGACGACGACGAGGAAGAGGACGACGAACCCACGCCCGAAGAGGAACTGCAGGACCGCTACGACGACGTCGAGAGCGATCTCGGCGATCTCGAGGACGACCTCGAGGACCAGCGCGGCCCCTACGCCGAGGACGTCGTCAGCGAGATCGACGGCGTCGCGAACACGATCACGAACACCCGCTGGACGGTCGAGGGCGACGAGGAACTGATCGAGGCCGTCAACTCGTTCCTCACGGACGTGAACGACCTGCTCGGCAGTGACCTCTCGACGCCCGGCGGTCTCGAGCCAGTAAGCGGTGCCGAACTCGGTGAGAAAGGCGAGGAGGAGGGCAACGTCCCCGAGAAGCTCGAGGACACACTCGAGGACGCTACGGAGGCCGTCGAGGACGCCGGTCTCGACCCCGACGACGACGCCGAGACGATCGCCGGCCTGCTCGAGGCGACCGACGACTTCGAGGGCGACGTCGACGACGCGACCGAGTGGACGGACCTCGAGGTCCGCGAACAGCTCCGCCGTGAAGGGTTCTACGACGTGCTCGATCACGTCAAGGACTTCCCACCGGAGTGGCACGCGCTGAAGGTCCACGAGAAGCGAGGGAACGTCGATCAGATCCTGCTGGCCTACGAGACGCTCGGCTCCGAATTCATGGAGGAACACTGTCTCGAGGCCCTGGAACGGATGGGTCCCGAGGAGGCGATCGACCCGATGCTCCAGAAAGCGAACCGGCGTGACCAGGCGGCGATGCGTATTCTCGGAAAGATCGGCGTCGCAAACGACGACGTCGTCGACACGCTCGTCGACTACGTCGACTCCAACCCGGACCTCCAGAAGCCGGCGTTTCGTGCGCTCGGCGAGATCGGTGCCGAAGACGCCGTCCAGCCGATTGCGGACCAGCTCGTCGCGGACAATCCGGACGTTCGAAGCTGGGCCGCCCGTGCACTCGGTCTGATCGGCGACACCCGCACGATCGACCCGCTCGCCGACGTCCTCGAAAACGACGACGAGGACCGCGTCCGTGCCAGCGCTGCGTGGGCGCTCAACCAGATCGGCACGACGGAAGCCCTCGAGATCGTCGCCGAGTACCACGACGACCGGGCCTACCTCGTCCAGGCCGAAGCCGAGAGCGTCGACCTCGAGCCGGCTGCCTAACTTTCGGCACGACCGACTGTTTTCAAACGCCGTTTCGTTCGTCCAGAGCGACCGGTATCCCGTGGCTCGCCACCTCGCCGGCGAACGCCTGCGAGTCGGCCTCGAGGTCGGGGAACGTGTTGTAGTGGATCGGCACGACGAGCTCTGGCTCGAGTTCGACGGCGAGTTCGGCGGCGTCGTGGCGGTCCATCGTGAAATTCTGTGCGATCGAGGGCACGAACACCGAGACGTCGACCGGAAGGTCGGAGTGGGCGTCGATCACGTCCGAGTCGCCCGTCCAGAAACAGGAAATGTCGTCGACGGTGAGGACGAACCCGCAGCCAAAGCCGTCGGGATGAATCGGATCGCCGTTGGAGGTGTTCGGTCCGTTGGGACGGTTGTACGCGGGGACGACGTGGACGTCGACGCCGGCGACGGTCAGTTCGTCGCCGTACTCGACCCGCCGGACGTCGTAGGGAAGTTCCTCGGGTTCGACGACGTCCCGTCCACCGTCGGTGATGCGTTCGGCCGACACCGCGTCGTAGACGACGACCGTCGCGTCCTCACTCGCGACGCGTTCGACGCCGTCGCTGTCGTAGTGATGGTCGTGCGTGATAACGACGAGGTCGCCGTCCCGTGCGTCGTAGGGCTCCCCACTCGGATGTTGGGCGTCGCCGTACTGCTCCGTCCAGGTGCCATCGAGCGTCCCGTACCGCCCAGGATCCGTGTAGACCACGGTACCGTCGGAGGCTTCGATGCGTGCAGTCGCGTAACCGAGCCACGAGACCGTCAACCCGTCGTGGGTGATCGTCATATACGGCTCAACCTGACCACGTTCTGACATCCTCCCACGGCTAAAGCCGTGGGGTTCCCCCACTGGGGGTTGAACCCACGGATACGGAGAGGTTCGCAGGTTCGTCGTCACGTGGGACGATGACCTGCGTTTCGGGCTGTGCCAGTACAGCCCCCGCCTCGGACAGCGGTTTCGAGAACTTGCCCAAGGCTCGTTTGCCGATGTTCAGCGCACCGTTCTTGTCGGCGTTGTCGTCCAGCCCACACTCGGAACACTCAAAGCGTCCCTGCGTCTCTCGGACGCCCTTGCAGGCACAGCGGTTGCACGTCTTCGACGTGTCGTATTCTTTGACCAACTGCACGTTGATGCCTGCGTCGTGGGCTTTGTACTCGATGTAGTTGAGCAGGCAGGCGAACGGCATCTTGTGGGTCTTGTCGTTGACGTACCGCCCTTTGTCGTTGTCCTTGCGAATCCCGCCGAGGTCGCCCACAACGATGACCGCGTTCCGTTCTTCGGCATCCCCCACGATTTGGCGAGCAATCTTGTGGAGGCGGTCGTCCACCTTCCGCGCTTCCGCGTCACCGATACGCTCGACCACCTGTTGTCCCTGTCGGGGTTTGGATTTCCCGATGGACTTCCGCAGTTGCTTGTAGTGTTCTCGGATACGGCGCACTTCCTCGCCGTAGAAGGTGGTTTTGCGGTCGGAGAGGAACGCACAGGTGGCAACCCACCGTGCGCCCATGTCGATAGCCAGTACGTCGTCGTACTCGTCTTGGACGGTCACAGACCGCTTGACGACGAGATGGACGTACCAGTCACCGTCATGACGCACCAATTCACTGTCCCGAATATCGCCTCCATGGATGAGTTGTTCGTCCTTGTGCGGAACGTGAGCGGGACACCAGATGGAGTTACCCCGTCCCCGTTCGGGGTCGTAGACAGGGACTTTGACCCACCACGACGAGAGAACCGTGTCTTCGTCGTGAGAAATGTTGAACACGTCGTTGCGGAGGACGACGGGTTGTTCGGTGTCGGGATTCGGGTCTTTCTGTCGCTGGACTTTCGACACTTGTTGTTTGGTCGCGGAGTAGAGGTCGGCGTCCCCGCCGTGAACCTCGGTCTGAAACGCCTCGTACTCACGGGCGAGTAGGTCAGCCTTCCTGTTGGTCAGCGAGTGGAGTTTGACCCGCACCGTGGTCGAGACGTTCCGTTGCATAGTCTATTCACCTGCTTGGGCGTCGATGTACTCCTCGATGACTTCGCTGGATACGTCGCCCGCACTTGAGACGAAGTACGAGCGCGTCCACAGCGACGGCAAGCCGAAGTCAAACTCGTCGCGGAGGTGGCGCGAGGAGTAGCCCTTGACCTGTTGCATTATTTTGTTCGGGGCGAGCGTCGGGTCGCCCGTGATGAACAAGTGTACGTGGTCGGGGCGAATCGCCAACTCCAGTATCTCTAACCCGAGTTCGTCGGCTTTCTCCTCGATGAGTTCTTCGAGACGGTCGCGTACCTCGC from Natronobacterium texcoconense encodes:
- a CDS encoding protein sorting system archaetidylserine synthase (This PssA-like phosphatidyltransferase, along with a PssD-like decarboxylase, is required in Haloarchaea for the archaeosortase ArtA to replace the PGF-CTERM sorting signal with a C-terminal lipid anchor.); its protein translation is MLPRFVGRLGVADAVTIANAALGFVAVVVAFVDIDLAARLILLAAVADGLDGILARRYGGTEAGPYLDSLADVASFGVAPAVLAFVVVTDGLGVSHDAVTAELLLVTAVCALFVATAVARLGMYTTYDTAANYTEGIQTTLAATILGAAILAGVADAWLVLAITGAFCYLMVSRITYPDLLARDAAIMGVVHVLAVLVPTFADRSFPFALLLLGLAYMTLSPWFYWREGPEPATADVHGNA
- a CDS encoding MBL fold metallo-hydrolase, yielding MTITHDGLTVSWLGYATARIEASDGTVVYTDPGRYGTLDGTWTEQYGDAQHPSGEPYDARDGDLVVITHDHHYDSDGVERVASEDATVVVYDAVSAERITDGGRDVVEPEELPYDVRRVEYGDELTVAGVDVHVVPAYNRPNGPNTSNGDPIHPDGFGCGFVLTVDDISCFWTGDSDVIDAHSDLPVDVSVFVPSIAQNFTMDRHDAAELAVELEPELVVPIHYNTFPDLEADSQAFAGEVASHGIPVALDERNGV
- the tnpA gene encoding IS200/IS605 family transposase, producing the protein MPRGFDRERTNVHKLQYHFIWCPKYRKAVLEGEVRDRLEELIEEKADELGLEILELAIRPDHVHLFITGDPTLAPNKIMQQVKGYSSRHLRDEFDFGLPSLWTRSYFVSSAGDVSSEVIEEYIDAQAGE
- a CDS encoding RNA-guided endonuclease InsQ/TnpB family protein — encoded protein: MQRNVSTTVRVKLHSLTNRKADLLAREYEAFQTEVHGGDADLYSATKQQVSKVQRQKDPNPDTEQPVVLRNDVFNISHDEDTVLSSWWVKVPVYDPERGRGNSIWCPAHVPHKDEQLIHGGDIRDSELVRHDGDWYVHLVVKRSVTVQDEYDDVLAIDMGARWVATCAFLSDRKTTFYGEEVRRIREHYKQLRKSIGKSKPRQGQQVVERIGDAEARKVDDRLHKIARQIVGDAEERNAVIVVGDLGGIRKDNDKGRYVNDKTHKMPFACLLNYIEYKAHDAGINVQLVKEYDTSKTCNRCACKGVRETQGRFECSECGLDDNADKNGALNIGKRALGKFSKPLSEAGAVLAQPETQVIVPRDDEPANLSVSVGSTPSGGTPRL
- a CDS encoding HEAT repeat domain-containing protein; amino-acid sequence: MSEDESTPDESEAEQSADLDAIRDRLDSFENDLEDLESDLEAAETEDDLDVVEADLESTREDLEDVEIPDPPETDDDEEEDDEPTPEEELQDRYDDVESDLGDLEDDLEDQRGPYAEDVVSEIDGVANTITNTRWTVEGDEELIEAVNSFLTDVNDLLGSDLSTPGGLEPVSGAELGEKGEEEGNVPEKLEDTLEDATEAVEDAGLDPDDDAETIAGLLEATDDFEGDVDDATEWTDLEVREQLRREGFYDVLDHVKDFPPEWHALKVHEKRGNVDQILLAYETLGSEFMEEHCLEALERMGPEEAIDPMLQKANRRDQAAMRILGKIGVANDDVVDTLVDYVDSNPDLQKPAFRALGEIGAEDAVQPIADQLVADNPDVRSWAARALGLIGDTRTIDPLADVLENDDEDRVRASAAWALNQIGTTEALEIVAEYHDDRAYLVQAEAESVDLEPAA